One window of the Novipirellula caenicola genome contains the following:
- a CDS encoding tagaturonate epimerase family protein — protein MKRPDHPRRCRPHSSIARPCSRRIALLAAAEWPNLDAGQVKNGHAKVNHGYGPLTNVWQNTSLFHPTFKERSMLVIEKYTFGVGDRFAHQAAAQLRAFEQLAQDGVDVAPVWNKSNREHTFVGSKPQSVYDAAKNAVETRGWNKPWHVDADHIQLATVDPFIPCSDFFTIDVADSIGKSAPQEEIAAFVDRHPELVGTLTLDGLSSPLEVSKEDVQRVAEQYLLAVKEAGEIYRHIADAKGADNVIAEISMDETDSPQTPPELLVILAAIADEKVPVQTIAPKFTGRFNKGVDYVGDLKQFEREFNDDVAVIAHAVKTYGLPETLKLSVHSGSDKFSLYPIIRECLQRTGAGLHIKTAGTTWLEEIIGLAEAGGDGLALAKEIYAYALEHVEEFCAPYASVIDIDNSKLPDAETVNGWSGPRLASAIRHIQDNEHFNAHMRQLLHVSFKVAAKHGQRYTDLLKQNQEIVGNEVTKNIYERHLRPLFVG, from the coding sequence ATGAAACGTCCTGATCATCCACGCCGGTGCCGGCCGCATTCATCGATCGCCCGGCCATGTTCACGCCGTATAGCGTTGTTGGCGGCGGCGGAATGGCCTAATCTAGACGCTGGCCAGGTTAAGAATGGACATGCAAAAGTCAACCACGGCTATGGGCCACTGACGAATGTATGGCAGAATACGTCCTTGTTTCATCCCACCTTTAAAGAGAGATCGATGCTCGTAATTGAAAAATACACCTTTGGCGTTGGCGACCGGTTTGCACATCAAGCGGCTGCTCAATTACGTGCGTTCGAGCAACTTGCCCAAGACGGCGTGGACGTCGCGCCGGTATGGAACAAATCCAATCGCGAACACACCTTTGTCGGGTCGAAGCCGCAAAGCGTTTACGATGCGGCGAAAAATGCGGTCGAAACTCGAGGTTGGAACAAGCCATGGCACGTCGATGCCGACCATATTCAACTGGCAACGGTCGATCCCTTCATCCCTTGCAGCGACTTCTTTACGATCGACGTGGCCGATTCGATTGGCAAGTCGGCACCCCAAGAGGAAATCGCTGCGTTTGTTGACCGCCACCCCGAACTTGTTGGCACCTTGACGCTCGACGGTTTGTCGTCACCGCTGGAGGTCAGCAAAGAAGACGTCCAACGCGTCGCAGAGCAATATTTGTTGGCCGTCAAAGAAGCGGGTGAAATTTATCGTCACATCGCCGACGCAAAAGGCGCCGACAACGTGATCGCCGAGATCTCGATGGACGAAACGGATTCGCCGCAAACACCCCCTGAGTTGCTGGTCATCCTGGCTGCGATTGCCGACGAGAAAGTCCCGGTCCAAACGATCGCTCCCAAATTCACCGGTCGTTTCAACAAAGGCGTCGACTATGTTGGCGATTTGAAACAGTTCGAGCGTGAATTTAATGACGATGTAGCGGTGATTGCACATGCCGTGAAAACCTATGGACTTCCTGAAACGTTGAAGCTAAGCGTTCACAGCGGCAGCGATAAATTCAGCCTGTATCCGATCATCCGCGAGTGCCTGCAACGCACCGGTGCTGGTTTGCACATCAAAACCGCCGGTACCACCTGGCTCGAAGAGATCATTGGGTTGGCCGAAGCGGGTGGCGATGGGCTGGCTCTGGCCAAAGAGATCTATGCTTACGCCCTCGAGCATGTCGAAGAGTTCTGTGCTCCGTACGCCAGCGTCATCGACATTGACAATAGCAAGCTGCCTGACGCGGAAACCGTCAACGGTTGGTCGGGTCCTCGTTTGGCCAGTGCGATTCGGCATATCCAAGACAACGAGCACTTTAACGCTCACATGCGGCAACTGCTTCATGTCTCGTTCAAGGTCGCGGCAAAACACGGCCAACGCTACACCGATCTGTTGAAGCAGAACCAAGAGATCGTCGGCAACGAAGTAACCAAAAACATCTACGAACGTCACTTGCGTCCGCTGTTCGTCGGCTAA
- a CDS encoding VWA domain-containing protein, whose translation MADSDSNRSHASETTTQRQARWRLVMGSGSEQLCGGLSPEQQRQEECLGFLYDREGRGQNVRGKDGNRSGSLDASSLTVPEWINQIHELFPKSTIERLEKDALERYQLDEMVTNPDVLARAQPNQTLLKAVLRTKHLMNQDVLKAAQQLVRKAVEQLMEEMAQQVSSAFEGAVDRRHRSFLRIAKNFDVQTTLRRNLKHYDPEKRRVLVETPYFYSRVRRQVDRWQIIILVDESGSMLDSVIHSAVTAAVFYSMQMMKVHLCIFDTSVVDLTDQIVDPVETLMKVQLGGGTDIGQAAAYASTLVENPQRTIVALITDFYEGGPAGRLYAAARQLVESGVTCLGLAALDGQADPTYDEQIAAQLVKIGWHVAAMTPGELAQWVAEKVRA comes from the coding sequence ATGGCCGACTCTGATTCGAATCGCTCGCATGCATCGGAAACAACCACCCAGCGTCAGGCACGATGGCGATTGGTAATGGGATCAGGCAGCGAACAATTGTGTGGGGGGCTGTCGCCGGAACAACAACGGCAAGAAGAATGCTTGGGGTTTCTGTATGATCGCGAAGGACGTGGTCAAAACGTACGCGGCAAGGACGGCAATCGATCCGGCAGCCTCGACGCCAGCTCGTTGACCGTGCCTGAGTGGATCAACCAAATCCACGAACTGTTCCCAAAATCGACCATCGAACGATTGGAAAAGGATGCACTTGAGCGATATCAGCTTGACGAGATGGTAACCAACCCGGATGTGCTTGCGCGTGCTCAACCGAACCAAACGTTACTCAAGGCGGTGCTGCGAACTAAGCACTTGATGAATCAAGACGTATTGAAGGCGGCACAACAACTCGTTCGCAAAGCGGTCGAGCAGTTGATGGAAGAAATGGCCCAGCAGGTTAGCAGTGCGTTCGAAGGGGCCGTCGATCGACGCCACCGTTCCTTTCTACGCATCGCCAAAAACTTTGATGTGCAAACGACATTGCGACGAAATTTGAAGCACTACGATCCCGAGAAACGGCGTGTCTTGGTGGAAACGCCGTACTTTTATTCACGCGTACGGCGACAGGTCGATCGTTGGCAAATCATTATCCTGGTCGATGAATCAGGCAGCATGCTCGACAGCGTCATTCACTCGGCCGTCACCGCAGCAGTGTTTTACAGCATGCAAATGATGAAGGTCCATCTTTGTATCTTTGATACTTCGGTCGTCGATTTGACCGACCAGATCGTCGATCCGGTGGAAACATTGATGAAAGTTCAACTCGGCGGCGGAACCGATATCGGCCAGGCGGCCGCTTATGCATCCACGCTGGTGGAAAATCCGCAACGCACCATCGTGGCGTTGATCACCGATTTTTACGAAGGCGGTCCCGCCGGACGGCTCTACGCGGCCGCTCGCCAATTGGTCGAAAGTGGCGTCACGTGTTTAGGCTTGGCCGCATTGGATGGACAAGCCGATCCGACGTACGATGAACAAATCGCCGCCCAGTTGGTCAAAATCGGTTGGCATGTCGCGGCAATGACTCCCGGTGAACTCGCTCAATGGGTCGCCGAAAAGGTACGGGCGTAA
- a CDS encoding DUF5682 family protein, translated as MPNRDPAPDDQPLIDRLCDTTADVVYFPVRHHSPACAMLIAQLIETLRPTAVLIEGPSDYNEHLGELLLDHQLPIAIYSYFRAGVAARDEQAETELTHQGVYYPFCEYSPEWIAIQHGHRIDAEVRFIDLPWSESAGDERASHRYADAELRRGRYVNALCERLQVEDFDDLWDRLIESHQTLEPADYVRRTHSLCWNIRTWEPSVSVSDRRREAFMAAQIAATSKQTRGQTLVVTGGFHSSALLARNEGYACAGIDDPPPSEAAQQVIAAIIDRGIALTTYSYERLDNLTGYNAGMPSPGFYHHAWTQRNRDEPFDHQPLLTGLVGALRNRKQTLSTADLIAVQTSARALAALRGRHHVWRRDLIDAVTSSLIKDELEYDCESPFIDAVHAVLRGDQRGRLASGTRTPPLVQEIQHQITSLGLAPTRRSESIELDLLDAADVQKSRLLHQLSVLDIKGFRREGGTDFLTRGELERLWETWQQRWTPEFESSCIEASRYGTTMTEAVAARLTEQSRQHQRDAAMAAELLVKASQCGVHSLSKSLLESLERLIATEPRFVEVAQSLGHLLYLYCFDEAFGTTRLPQLQNLVRQSFARSLWLLESLGKQTAADGSILRGIQAMLETYRRIGDVLDLDENEFAGVFARIQADAHKPPSVRGAAAGILWTIGRASPDRVLEDLMFFAKPEHLGDFLNGLFTLAREVAQRHPQLVCSIDQVLLRFGGDEFQTALPSLRLAFTSFTPREKHHMLSTLFDSLGLKPSQPLSPLPADEATAADALAIEDRLFESIAKYGLEQIDGRL; from the coding sequence ATGCCAAACCGCGATCCAGCACCGGATGATCAACCGCTGATCGATCGGCTGTGTGATACCACAGCGGACGTGGTCTATTTCCCCGTCCGTCACCACAGCCCGGCATGTGCCATGTTGATCGCTCAGCTGATCGAAACACTCCGCCCAACCGCGGTGTTGATCGAAGGGCCGAGCGACTACAACGAACACCTTGGCGAACTGCTGCTCGACCATCAGTTGCCGATCGCGATCTACAGCTATTTTCGAGCCGGAGTGGCGGCCCGCGACGAGCAAGCCGAAACCGAGCTGACGCACCAAGGGGTGTACTATCCATTTTGTGAATATTCACCGGAATGGATCGCGATCCAGCACGGGCATCGCATCGATGCCGAGGTCCGTTTTATCGATCTGCCGTGGTCAGAAAGTGCCGGCGATGAACGTGCGTCACACCGTTATGCCGACGCCGAACTGCGTCGTGGACGCTACGTCAACGCGTTGTGCGAGCGGCTGCAAGTCGAAGATTTTGACGATCTTTGGGACCGGCTGATTGAGTCGCATCAGACGCTTGAGCCAGCGGATTATGTACGTCGCACTCATTCATTGTGCTGGAACATTCGCACGTGGGAACCCAGCGTGAGTGTTAGCGACCGTCGACGCGAAGCGTTTATGGCAGCCCAAATCGCGGCGACGTCCAAACAAACCCGTGGCCAGACCTTGGTCGTGACCGGCGGTTTTCACAGCAGTGCGTTGCTGGCTCGAAACGAAGGCTACGCGTGTGCAGGAATCGATGATCCGCCTCCGAGTGAAGCGGCACAGCAAGTGATCGCGGCCATCATCGATCGCGGAATCGCGTTGACAACCTATTCCTACGAACGGCTCGACAATCTAACCGGTTACAACGCGGGGATGCCCAGTCCGGGATTTTACCATCACGCTTGGACGCAACGAAATCGCGACGAACCGTTTGACCACCAACCCTTGTTGACTGGATTGGTGGGCGCGCTGCGGAACCGAAAACAGACGCTCAGCACGGCGGATTTGATCGCCGTCCAAACGTCGGCTCGGGCGCTAGCCGCGTTGCGGGGACGCCACCATGTGTGGCGACGAGATTTGATCGACGCGGTAACGTCATCGCTGATCAAAGACGAATTGGAATACGATTGCGAATCCCCCTTTATCGATGCCGTGCATGCGGTGCTGCGAGGTGACCAGCGTGGGCGATTAGCCAGCGGAACTCGTACTCCGCCGTTGGTCCAGGAAATCCAGCATCAAATTACCTCACTTGGCCTCGCACCAACGCGGCGGAGCGAATCGATCGAACTGGATCTATTGGATGCCGCTGATGTACAAAAAAGTCGACTGCTGCACCAATTGAGCGTGTTGGACATCAAAGGATTTCGCCGCGAAGGGGGAACCGACTTTCTCACCCGAGGTGAACTCGAGCGGCTCTGGGAAACATGGCAGCAGCGATGGACTCCCGAGTTTGAATCGTCCTGCATCGAAGCGTCTCGCTACGGCACCACGATGACCGAGGCGGTGGCCGCTCGATTGACTGAACAATCTCGTCAACACCAACGCGACGCTGCGATGGCAGCCGAGTTGTTGGTCAAAGCATCGCAGTGTGGCGTTCATTCGCTATCGAAATCATTGCTCGAATCACTCGAACGTCTGATTGCAACAGAACCTCGCTTTGTCGAGGTCGCTCAATCACTCGGACACTTGTTGTATTTGTATTGCTTTGATGAAGCCTTTGGGACGACCCGTTTGCCTCAGCTGCAGAACTTGGTTCGTCAATCATTTGCGAGATCGCTATGGTTGCTCGAATCATTGGGCAAGCAAACTGCCGCGGATGGTTCGATTTTGCGAGGCATTCAAGCGATGCTGGAAACGTATCGACGCATCGGCGACGTGTTGGATTTGGACGAGAATGAATTTGCGGGGGTGTTCGCTCGAATCCAAGCGGACGCTCACAAACCACCGAGCGTGCGAGGGGCCGCCGCAGGCATCCTGTGGACGATTGGCCGGGCGAGCCCCGATCGAGTGCTCGAGGATCTGATGTTCTTTGCCAAGCCCGAGCATTTGGGTGACTTTCTAAATGGTTTGTTCACGCTGGCCCGAGAGGTCGCTCAGCGGCATCCGCAATTGGTTTGTTCGATCGACCAAGTTCTGCTGCGGTTTGGCGGCGACGAATTCCAAACCGCATTGCCGTCGCTGCGGTTAGCATTCACCTCGTTCACGCCTCGCGAAAAGCATCACATGTTGTCCACGCTGTTTGATTCACTTGGACTCAAACCGTCGCAACCGCTAAGCCCATTGCCCGCCGACGAAGCGACCGCCGCCGATGCGTTAGCGATTGAAGATCGGCTGTTCGAATCCATTGCCAAATATGGACTGGAGCAAATCGATGGCCGACTCTGA
- a CDS encoding AAA family ATPase, which produces MAKKKAGSRKLQGESNGASASQQRPPAEVLFADELAELASASADDPKPPGWQMSPRAVLSFVLGDASQGRPPKFVGRRAFLERCIVSLATNRGLMLIGEPGTAKSYLSELLTAAISGDSTLTIQGSAGTTEDNIRYSWNYALLVAEGPCENSLVPAPLYLGMTHGKLVRFEEITRCALEIQDVLLSVLSDRVMAIPELPEQSRSLYARAGFNVIATANTRDRGVNEMSAALKRRFNFETVHPIADIGEEMQLVQRETNRNLDRSQVPVTIDQDLTELLVTTFRELRQGKTIEGQGIDPPTTVLSTAEAVGTAYAAGVHAYYYADGKIEPTHLVRHLVGSVLKDNPDDLKKVRHYFDHVIKKRKHGRWKDFFDARDELT; this is translated from the coding sequence ATGGCCAAGAAAAAAGCGGGTTCCCGAAAATTGCAGGGCGAATCAAACGGAGCGTCCGCGTCGCAGCAACGTCCTCCGGCGGAGGTCTTGTTTGCCGACGAACTTGCCGAATTGGCCAGTGCCTCGGCGGACGATCCGAAACCGCCGGGTTGGCAGATGTCGCCGCGTGCGGTGTTGTCGTTTGTCTTGGGCGACGCGTCACAAGGCCGACCACCTAAATTTGTCGGGCGGCGTGCGTTCCTGGAACGGTGTATCGTCTCGCTGGCTACCAACCGCGGACTGATGTTGATCGGTGAACCGGGGACCGCCAAAAGTTACTTGAGCGAGTTGTTGACCGCAGCGATCAGCGGCGATTCGACGCTGACAATCCAAGGCAGTGCGGGGACCACCGAAGACAACATCCGTTATTCGTGGAACTATGCATTATTGGTCGCGGAAGGGCCGTGTGAGAATTCGCTCGTACCTGCGCCGCTGTACTTGGGGATGACGCATGGAAAATTGGTTCGGTTCGAAGAGATCACGCGTTGTGCTTTGGAAATCCAAGACGTGCTGTTGTCGGTGCTCAGCGACCGCGTGATGGCGATCCCTGAATTGCCCGAACAAAGTCGCAGCTTGTACGCACGAGCTGGTTTCAATGTGATTGCCACTGCGAACACGCGTGACCGCGGAGTCAACGAGATGAGTGCGGCGCTGAAACGGCGATTCAATTTCGAAACGGTGCATCCGATTGCCGATATCGGCGAAGAGATGCAATTGGTCCAGCGGGAAACCAACCGTAATCTCGATCGCTCGCAAGTCCCGGTGACGATCGATCAAGATTTGACCGAATTGTTGGTCACCACGTTTCGTGAACTTCGCCAAGGCAAAACGATCGAAGGTCAAGGCATCGATCCACCGACCACCGTACTCAGTACTGCCGAAGCGGTCGGCACGGCCTATGCCGCCGGCGTGCATGCGTATTATTACGCCGACGGCAAAATCGAACCGACTCATTTGGTTCGCCATTTGGTCGGCAGCGTGCTGAAGGACAATCCCGACGACCTGAAAAAAGTCCGGCACTATTTCGACCATGTGATCAAGAAACGCAAGCACGGTCGATGGAAGGACTTCTTTGATGCTCGTGATGAACTGACTTGA
- a CDS encoding WGR and DUF4132 domain-containing protein: protein MSSRQLVFSDGKSHKFWNIELEGQSHTVTFGRVGTSGQSQTKEFDDAAAAKKSFDKLVQQKVKKGYSDSDVTATSSAATTKSPAPKSTTKSTKAASKTAGGKSAAGKSAAGKPAAKTEAAAPAADVVTEITHVIDLEPADWALASFRACKPLERGEPKPADIDAGVKRFTSLRTTDYGWTIPYEKLKLPSILAPEEAHFWLCLMTGNPSRLENKAALEKYAEKIVKANKFTGKVSVDEATNLVSKVERRVPQPFMQPLFSLFSADECLQILIKAIQGYKKKQSYDKSELMRSLCNSFRSHVLPYLQPSEIDQLQARIRKTFNPQFEPADSYSSYPAEHYLAAMLGMHDEIQQVVSSWEDDRYRRSDEWIDHYHRPQALLFGLGSAEQVESEWRRLGLRINTPEIARGFLACTEFSALDVVADQICRQTNKDDCTALLKVLGLVRAPEAAEPMLQCRLEAKTPALARDWMAHEIGNAVSGLIDTAGSKGKLADAAIEYLRSVKRIGLESVIEDAVTKAGKKSEGAARVQRDVLDFEEKTFDPLDEKTTPKWLRDALATVELPRVPKLPPWANAAHLPPLTIGDQRLSDEQLLTVLHVLAVTPVTERHSLLTAIKQHVDKGVRDAFAWRLFELWQEDGSVSKNKWAMGTIGHIGDDGCVMKLTPMVRVWPGESQHARAVFGLECLRGVGTNTALMQLSGVAQKLKFKGLKTKAAAFVEDIAKEKGMTRAELEDRVIPDCGLDEMGRREFSFGSRSFSFVLGGDLKPMVRDEAGKIRPNMPKPAAKDDETIANESLSEWKLIKKQIKEVATLQAGRLEQAMVTGRRWSVDDFESLLVKHPLMTHLVQKLIWGSFDAKGNRLGLFRVTEERDYADANDATVAIDKADQIGLMHPLDLSEDERSTWGEVLSDYEIITPFPQLGREIYRLEKGEEKTRQLDRFSGLSLAAPTMVFTLEKLGWVRGVAMDGGCFDEHSKQFPSADVTAVVHYDGVVGMGYIDPDEMLKTETIHFCKGMRDPSGYGWGSEKPLKLSEVSPIVLSEVMADLHVLKSKAK, encoded by the coding sequence ATGTCCAGCCGCCAGCTTGTTTTTTCAGACGGAAAGTCTCACAAATTCTGGAATATCGAATTGGAGGGCCAATCGCACACGGTGACGTTTGGCCGCGTCGGAACCAGCGGCCAATCGCAAACCAAAGAGTTTGATGATGCTGCGGCGGCTAAAAAATCGTTCGACAAACTGGTTCAACAAAAAGTCAAAAAGGGGTACTCCGACTCCGATGTGACCGCAACTTCGTCGGCGGCAACCACCAAGTCGCCAGCCCCGAAATCGACGACAAAATCGACCAAAGCCGCCTCAAAAACCGCAGGTGGCAAATCGGCCGCCGGCAAATCAGCTGCCGGCAAACCCGCGGCCAAGACCGAAGCTGCCGCCCCGGCGGCCGACGTGGTGACCGAGATCACCCACGTCATCGATCTTGAACCGGCCGATTGGGCTTTGGCCAGTTTTCGTGCATGCAAACCTCTTGAACGCGGCGAACCGAAGCCCGCCGACATCGATGCGGGCGTCAAGCGATTTACCAGCTTGAGAACCACCGACTATGGTTGGACGATTCCCTACGAAAAACTGAAATTGCCATCGATCTTGGCTCCCGAAGAGGCGCACTTTTGGTTGTGCTTGATGACGGGCAACCCCAGTCGCTTGGAAAACAAGGCTGCTCTGGAGAAATACGCCGAAAAGATTGTCAAGGCAAACAAATTCACCGGAAAGGTCTCGGTCGATGAAGCAACTAATCTGGTCAGCAAGGTCGAGCGACGCGTTCCTCAGCCATTCATGCAACCGCTGTTTAGTCTGTTCAGCGCCGACGAGTGTTTGCAAATTCTGATCAAGGCAATTCAAGGGTACAAGAAAAAACAAAGTTACGATAAATCCGAGTTGATGCGGTCGCTGTGCAACAGTTTTCGCAGCCACGTGCTTCCCTATTTGCAGCCGAGCGAGATCGATCAACTGCAAGCACGGATTCGCAAGACGTTCAACCCGCAATTTGAACCGGCCGATTCCTACTCGTCTTACCCTGCCGAGCATTACCTTGCCGCGATGTTAGGGATGCACGACGAAATTCAACAAGTTGTCTCGAGTTGGGAGGACGACCGCTACCGCCGCAGCGACGAGTGGATCGATCACTATCATCGTCCTCAAGCCTTGCTGTTTGGGCTCGGAAGTGCCGAGCAGGTGGAATCCGAATGGCGGCGGCTCGGACTTCGCATCAACACCCCCGAAATCGCACGCGGCTTTTTGGCTTGTACCGAATTTTCGGCACTCGATGTCGTTGCCGATCAGATTTGTCGACAAACCAACAAGGACGATTGCACTGCGTTGTTGAAAGTCCTCGGGCTCGTCCGAGCCCCCGAAGCGGCCGAACCGATGTTGCAGTGCCGGTTAGAGGCCAAGACGCCTGCGTTGGCACGCGACTGGATGGCCCACGAGATCGGCAACGCCGTCTCGGGGTTGATCGACACGGCGGGATCCAAAGGCAAACTTGCCGACGCTGCCATCGAGTACTTGCGATCGGTCAAACGCATCGGTTTGGAATCGGTGATTGAAGATGCGGTGACGAAGGCCGGCAAAAAATCCGAAGGCGCCGCTCGTGTCCAACGCGACGTGCTCGATTTTGAAGAGAAGACCTTTGACCCGCTCGATGAAAAAACAACGCCCAAATGGCTGCGTGACGCATTGGCGACGGTCGAATTGCCGCGTGTTCCCAAATTGCCACCGTGGGCCAATGCTGCTCACCTGCCGCCGCTGACGATCGGCGACCAACGACTCAGCGACGAGCAACTGCTAACCGTGCTGCACGTTTTGGCGGTCACTCCGGTCACCGAACGGCATTCTTTGCTAACCGCGATCAAACAACACGTTGACAAAGGCGTGCGTGATGCGTTTGCATGGCGATTGTTTGAACTTTGGCAAGAAGACGGATCGGTCTCAAAAAACAAATGGGCGATGGGGACCATCGGCCACATCGGCGACGATGGTTGCGTGATGAAATTGACTCCGATGGTCCGCGTTTGGCCTGGGGAAAGCCAACACGCTCGAGCCGTCTTTGGGTTGGAGTGTTTGCGAGGTGTCGGCACCAACACGGCGCTGATGCAGTTGTCCGGGGTCGCTCAGAAATTGAAATTCAAGGGACTCAAAACCAAAGCAGCCGCGTTTGTCGAAGACATTGCCAAAGAAAAGGGAATGACTCGCGCGGAACTCGAAGACCGGGTGATCCCCGATTGCGGTCTCGATGAAATGGGACGACGCGAGTTCTCCTTTGGCTCACGATCGTTCTCGTTTGTACTAGGCGGCGATCTCAAACCGATGGTCCGCGACGAGGCGGGCAAGATACGCCCCAACATGCCCAAACCAGCAGCGAAGGATGATGAAACGATCGCTAACGAATCGCTCAGCGAATGGAAGCTAATCAAAAAGCAAATCAAAGAGGTCGCCACGCTGCAGGCCGGACGACTCGAGCAAGCGATGGTCACCGGTCGTCGTTGGTCGGTCGACGATTTTGAATCTCTGCTGGTCAAACATCCCTTGATGACGCACTTGGTACAGAAATTGATTTGGGGCTCGTTCGACGCCAAAGGCAATCGCTTGGGCCTGTTCCGCGTCACCGAGGAACGTGACTATGCCGATGCCAACGACGCCACGGTCGCGATCGACAAGGCGGATCAGATCGGGCTGATGCATCCCTTGGATCTTTCCGAAGACGAGCGCAGCACGTGGGGCGAAGTGTTAAGCGATTACGAAATCATCACTCCCTTTCCACAGCTCGGACGCGAAATCTATCGGTTGGAAAAAGGCGAAGAGAAAACCAGGCAACTTGATCGATTCTCGGGACTGTCGTTGGCAGCACCGACGATGGTGTTCACGCTGGAAAAACTCGGTTGGGTCCGTGGGGTGGCCATGGATGGAGGTTGCTTTGACGAGCATTCCAAACAATTTCCCTCGGCGGATGTCACTGCGGTCGTGCACTACGATGGCGTGGTGGGCATGGGATACATCGATCCCGATGAAATGTTAAAGACCGAAACGATTCACTTTTGCAAAGGCATGCGGGATCCGTCGGGATATGGCTGGGGCAGCGAAAAACCGCTCAAACTAAGTGAAGTTTCCCCGATCGTGCTCAGCGAAGTCATGGCGGATCTTCACGTGCTGAAATCGAAAGCAAAATAG